One Insulibacter thermoxylanivorax genomic region harbors:
- the cas3 gene encoding CRISPR-associated helicase Cas3' has product MTVVYIAHVREYDKAIQSVRDHLIGVCHLAERYGEKLGLRSVAGLAGLLHDLGKYSDSFQSYIQTAAFHPEDSNYRRGEVDHSTAGGKLLFSLLHHEETSFHEKLLAEIVSNAIISHHSNLQDYISPNMDSDFLRRVRDKELPEYEQAVERFFEDTISREELSDYISAAVDELRQYTAYSPEQCFFLSKFIFSCLIDADRTDTRRFEEQREAEGKDEEGSSHEYTQQTFLFERYYHRLLDHLAALKDNNQAKGTINELRAQMSDACDEFASKPSGIYTLSIPTGGGKTFASLRYALKHALEFKKHRIIYVVPYTTIIEQNAQEVRQILADDEHILEHHSNIIEDNTLHIEQGDEADDGLITQRERLKLARDNWDSPIIFTTLVQFLNVFYAKGNRNTRRLHNLSHSVIIFDEVQKVPVHCISLFNEALNFLKQTAHCSILLCTATQPTLERVKHSLLKDRDGEIVSDLEFVSKAFKRVELVDRIDKPMTNEQLAAWIQTEIEEWGSTLVILNTKKVVKDLYLLLKETSIPVYHLSTSMCASHRKDQLKEIREMLNRKIPFVCVTTQLIEAGVDVSFRCVIRSLAGLDSIAQAAGRCNRHGEELSRNVYIIRHAEEKLKSLKEIEIGGSISASLIGIFNKKAERYGGSLLFQRAMEDYFTHFYRKMESSLNYYVPEVNNEMTKLLMSHPKENSYINHYYRKTGKPFPLCLCGSYRTAAEHFQVIDEPTTSVIVPYHRGREIIAQLNSIEWIEDLNQLLKEAQHYIVNLYPQEWRILRQEGAIVEHLDGMIYELRENWYSKEYGVDLMGEGELEFISW; this is encoded by the coding sequence ATGACGGTGGTCTATATTGCCCATGTTCGGGAGTACGACAAGGCAATCCAATCCGTGAGGGACCATCTGATTGGAGTATGCCATTTAGCTGAACGGTACGGAGAGAAGCTGGGACTTCGATCTGTCGCAGGATTAGCTGGTCTGCTCCATGACTTAGGCAAGTACAGCGATTCATTCCAATCCTATATTCAGACCGCGGCTTTTCATCCTGAAGATTCTAATTATCGACGAGGAGAAGTTGACCACTCCACCGCTGGGGGAAAACTACTATTCTCCTTGCTTCACCATGAAGAGACTTCCTTCCATGAGAAACTGCTTGCCGAGATCGTTTCTAACGCTATCATTTCCCACCATTCGAATCTGCAGGACTATATTTCTCCGAATATGGATTCGGATTTCTTAAGAAGAGTGCGAGACAAAGAGTTGCCAGAATATGAGCAGGCGGTTGAACGTTTTTTTGAGGACACAATTTCTAGAGAAGAATTGTCTGACTATATCTCTGCAGCTGTGGATGAATTGCGTCAGTATACTGCTTATAGTCCGGAGCAATGTTTCTTCCTAAGCAAGTTCATCTTTAGCTGCCTGATCGACGCCGATCGGACGGATACTAGAAGATTTGAAGAACAGAGAGAGGCAGAGGGGAAGGACGAAGAAGGATCATCTCATGAGTATACTCAACAGACCTTTCTGTTCGAACGATATTATCATCGCTTGCTGGATCACCTGGCAGCTCTTAAGGACAACAACCAGGCCAAAGGAACGATCAACGAACTGAGAGCACAGATGTCGGATGCGTGTGATGAATTCGCTTCCAAACCTTCCGGCATCTATACTTTGTCCATCCCAACAGGCGGTGGCAAGACCTTTGCCAGCCTTCGTTATGCCCTTAAACATGCCCTGGAATTCAAGAAACACAGGATCATATACGTGGTTCCTTACACCACGATCATCGAACAGAATGCTCAAGAAGTACGTCAGATCTTAGCAGATGATGAACATATCTTGGAACACCACTCGAACATCATCGAAGATAATACGCTGCACATAGAACAAGGCGACGAAGCCGATGACGGGCTCATTACCCAGCGAGAGAGATTGAAGCTCGCTCGAGATAACTGGGACAGTCCAATCATATTCACAACTTTAGTACAGTTTCTGAATGTATTTTACGCTAAGGGGAATCGCAATACGCGCCGGCTGCATAATCTAAGCCATTCAGTGATTATATTTGACGAAGTACAGAAAGTCCCCGTACATTGCATTTCCCTGTTTAATGAGGCGTTGAATTTCTTGAAGCAAACCGCCCATTGCAGCATACTGCTTTGCACGGCCACCCAGCCGACCTTGGAACGCGTAAAGCATAGTCTTCTGAAAGATCGAGATGGCGAGATTGTCTCCGATTTGGAGTTTGTTTCCAAGGCTTTTAAACGGGTAGAGCTGGTGGATCGGATAGACAAGCCTATGACAAATGAACAATTAGCCGCTTGGATTCAGACGGAGATCGAAGAGTGGGGCAGTACGCTTGTTATCCTGAATACGAAGAAGGTCGTGAAAGATCTCTATCTCCTATTAAAAGAAACATCGATCCCGGTTTATCATCTAAGCACTTCTATGTGTGCATCCCACCGGAAGGATCAGCTGAAGGAAATCCGAGAGATGTTGAATCGAAAGATTCCATTTGTATGCGTTACCACTCAGTTAATCGAAGCCGGTGTCGATGTCAGTTTTCGCTGCGTGATTCGCTCTCTGGCTGGTTTGGACTCTATTGCGCAGGCAGCTGGACGATGCAATCGGCACGGAGAAGAGTTATCTCGCAACGTATATATCATTCGTCATGCGGAGGAGAAACTGAAGAGCCTTAAGGAGATTGAGATCGGCGGGAGTATCTCAGCGAGTCTGATCGGAATATTCAACAAAAAAGCTGAGAGGTATGGAGGAAGTCTACTCTTTCAGCGTGCGATGGAAGATTATTTTACCCATTTCTACAGGAAGATGGAATCGTCCCTTAATTATTATGTTCCCGAAGTGAACAATGAGATGACTAAGCTGCTTATGTCTCATCCTAAAGAGAACAGCTATATTAATCATTACTATAGGAAAACCGGAAAGCCGTTTCCTTTATGTTTGTGCGGCAGTTATCGAACAGCGGCAGAACATTTTCAGGTGATTGATGAGCCGACTACTTCGGTTATTGTCCCCTATCATCGAGGACGAGAGATCATCGCCCAACTGAACAGCATTGAATGGATCGAGGATTTGAACCAGCTGCTGAAGGAGGCGCAGCACTATATTGTTAATCTCTATCCGCAGGAATGGAGGATCCTCAGACAGGAAGGGGCGATTGTCGAACACCTGGATGGGATGATCTATGAGCTGAGAGAGAATTGGTACAGCAAGGAATATGGTGTTGATCTTATGGGAGAGGGGGAGTTGGAATTCATCAGTTGGTAG
- the cas5c gene encoding type I-C CRISPR-associated protein Cas5c, with protein sequence MRNEVQFEVYGDYALFTDPLTKIGGEKLSYSVPTYQALKGILESIYWKPTIMYIIDEVRVMNPIQMESKGVRPLKYNTGENDLANYTYLRNVRYQVRAHFIFNPHRPDLAHDRIEGKHYSILQRSLKAGGRRDIYLGTRECQGYVEPCEFGSGEGYYDDDDRVHYLGTMVHGFNYPDETGEDELSVRLWSVEMVRGYIKFPRPKECKIVRPIRKMQAKRFHEGNVQSVDQLYLDLGLD encoded by the coding sequence ATGCGCAACGAAGTGCAATTCGAAGTGTACGGCGATTATGCCCTGTTTACAGATCCTCTCACTAAAATTGGAGGTGAGAAATTATCTTACAGTGTCCCTACATACCAAGCCCTAAAAGGCATATTGGAGTCCATCTATTGGAAACCGACCATCATGTATATCATCGATGAAGTTCGTGTGATGAACCCTATTCAGATGGAATCCAAGGGCGTTAGGCCGCTCAAGTACAATACTGGTGAGAATGACTTAGCGAACTATACGTATCTAAGGAATGTTCGCTATCAGGTAAGGGCGCATTTTATTTTTAATCCCCATCGACCGGATCTGGCACATGACCGTATTGAAGGAAAGCATTACAGCATCCTGCAGCGGTCGCTGAAAGCAGGCGGACGCAGAGACATCTACCTTGGGACGCGTGAATGTCAGGGATACGTAGAACCCTGTGAATTTGGCAGCGGTGAAGGCTATTACGACGATGATGACCGTGTACATTACTTGGGCACGATGGTGCATGGATTCAACTATCCCGATGAGACGGGAGAGGACGAGCTCTCTGTGCGTCTATGGTCGGTTGAGATGGTAAGGGGCTATATCAAGTTTCCAAGACCTAAGGAGTGCAAGATTGTTCGCCCGATAAGGAAGATGCAAGCTAAGCGATTCCATGAAGGAAATGTCCAATCAGTCGATCAACTCTACCTTGATTTGGGGCTTGATTGA
- the cas8c gene encoding type I-C CRISPR-associated protein Cas8c/Csd1, giving the protein MSWLLHLYETYEANLDQVGKVVKKQDDREYTLLPISHTTQTAHIEVTVDEDGDFLDARALDKENTVIPCTEESANRTSNTVPYPLHDTLLYVAGDFVKYSGKVVKKTKNSQEKPFDMYIRNLADWANSPHATPKVKAIYAYLSKGRLIEDLVNAGVILLDDNGHMIEKWDKKYEERYGEKPPIFSCGVSEIYKSFVRFNVFMPDSPEDVWKDPDMYNSFIAYYHEKLGDQDVCYVTGKRLPSTERHADKIRHAGDKAKLISANDTSGFTFRGRFLTSKEAVSISYDVSQKAHNALKWLIQRQAKSIHNRIFLVWSKDDSPVPHPNDDAVDYMMQTGREIEREPETGQLFAAEVSKAIDGYRHDLTYQSDVNILILDSATTGRMAVLYYRHLDKDLYLNRLKQWHTSCAWEHKYRKYNNQWVTFYGAPATKDIAFAAYGPRASDKVVKGLVERLMPCIVDLRSLPIDIVRSAFYRASNPVSMEVWEWEKTLSITCALIRKSLLDKKEEWHVALDTESRDRSYLFGRLLAVADVLERRALGKEETRATNAIRYMNSFAQSPSRTWKTIQASLQPYQAKLGTKAAYLSRLIDEIADQMDIQDFNNKPLDEKYLLGFYSQRRELYKKNNEQEEETNE; this is encoded by the coding sequence ATGAGTTGGCTGCTTCACCTATATGAAACATATGAAGCCAATTTGGATCAAGTCGGCAAGGTTGTGAAGAAGCAGGATGATCGGGAATATACACTGCTTCCGATTTCACATACCACCCAGACAGCCCACATCGAAGTTACTGTCGATGAGGATGGAGACTTTCTGGATGCGAGGGCGTTGGATAAAGAAAACACGGTCATCCCTTGCACAGAAGAATCTGCGAATCGTACCAGCAATACTGTTCCCTATCCGCTTCACGATACTCTTTTGTATGTAGCAGGTGACTTTGTTAAATATAGCGGTAAGGTGGTCAAAAAAACAAAAAATTCACAAGAAAAACCCTTTGACATGTATATTCGCAATTTAGCGGATTGGGCCAATTCCCCGCACGCGACGCCCAAGGTGAAAGCGATCTATGCTTATCTGAGCAAAGGTCGCTTGATCGAGGATTTGGTGAATGCCGGCGTGATCTTACTGGATGATAACGGACACATGATCGAGAAATGGGATAAGAAATATGAGGAACGTTACGGGGAAAAACCGCCCATTTTCTCGTGCGGCGTAAGTGAGATCTATAAATCCTTTGTTCGTTTCAATGTCTTCATGCCCGACTCACCAGAGGATGTTTGGAAAGACCCGGATATGTATAACTCGTTTATTGCGTATTATCATGAGAAGCTTGGAGATCAAGATGTTTGTTATGTAACAGGAAAGAGGCTTCCCAGCACAGAACGTCATGCGGATAAGATTCGACATGCCGGAGATAAGGCTAAATTAATCTCTGCAAATGACACTTCGGGATTTACCTTTCGGGGACGTTTTTTGACCAGTAAGGAAGCTGTGTCGATCAGCTATGACGTTTCGCAAAAAGCACATAATGCGTTGAAATGGTTAATTCAACGTCAAGCCAAATCAATCCACAACCGAATCTTCCTGGTCTGGAGCAAGGATGACAGTCCAGTTCCTCATCCTAACGACGATGCAGTGGACTATATGATGCAGACGGGACGAGAAATAGAAAGGGAACCCGAAACGGGGCAGCTCTTCGCAGCCGAAGTCAGCAAAGCCATCGACGGCTATCGCCATGATCTAACATATCAGTCTGATGTCAACATACTCATCTTAGATTCGGCAACAACAGGTAGAATGGCTGTCTTATATTATCGACACCTTGATAAGGATCTGTATTTAAATCGACTTAAACAGTGGCATACATCTTGTGCTTGGGAACATAAGTACCGAAAATATAACAATCAATGGGTTACCTTCTACGGTGCTCCTGCAACGAAGGATATTGCCTTCGCTGCATATGGTCCGCGAGCCAGTGACAAAGTGGTTAAAGGCTTAGTGGAACGGCTTATGCCTTGTATCGTGGATCTTCGTTCACTTCCTATAGATATCGTCAGGAGTGCCTTCTATCGAGCTTCTAATCCGGTATCGATGGAAGTGTGGGAATGGGAAAAGACATTAAGCATCACCTGTGCACTGATCAGAAAGTCATTATTGGACAAAAAGGAGGAATGGCATGTGGCGTTGGATACAGAATCCAGAGATCGCAGTTATCTGTTTGGCCGTTTATTAGCCGTGGCTGATGTGCTTGAGCGAAGAGCTCTCGGCAAAGAAGAGACCAGAGCGACCAACGCGATCCGTTATATGAACTCATTTGCCCAGAGTCCAAGCCGAACTTGGAAGACGATTCAAGCGAGTTTGCAGCCGTATCAAGCCAAGTTAGGAACGAAAGCAGCGTATCTGTCCAGACTCATCGATGAGATCGCGGATCAGATGGATATCCAAGATTTTAACAATAAACCTTTGGACGAAAAGTATCTATTAGGTTTCTACAGCCAGCGTCGTGAACTGTATAAGAAAAATAATGAGCAAGAGGAGGAGACGAACGAATGA
- the cas7c gene encoding type I-C CRISPR-associated protein Cas7/Csd2: MSTLDHKIDFAVVLSVTKANPNGDPLNGNRPRQNYDGYGEISDVAIKRKIRNRLQDMGEKIFVQSDDRRTDSYNSLRERAEAHPELAKMLKAKNTSVEEFTKIACKEWIDVRSFGQVFAFKTNSVSIGIRGPVSIHAATSIDPIDIVSIQITKSVNSEPKETRSSDTMGMKHRVDFGLYVFKGSINTQLAEKTGFTNEDAEKIKQALMTLFENDSSSARPEGSMEVHKVYWWKHNSKLGQYSSAKVHRSLKIKSLTEQPRSFEDYEISLEQLDGLQVEVIDGI; this comes from the coding sequence ATGAGCACTTTGGATCATAAGATTGATTTTGCGGTTGTTTTGTCCGTTACGAAGGCGAATCCGAATGGGGATCCTTTAAACGGGAATCGTCCGCGTCAGAATTATGACGGTTACGGTGAAATATCTGACGTAGCAATTAAAAGAAAGATTAGAAACCGTTTGCAAGATATGGGGGAGAAGATCTTCGTACAATCTGACGATCGGAGGACGGATTCCTATAACAGTTTGCGGGAGCGTGCAGAGGCACATCCAGAATTAGCAAAGATGTTGAAGGCCAAAAATACTTCCGTTGAGGAATTTACTAAGATTGCTTGTAAAGAATGGATTGATGTTCGCAGCTTTGGACAAGTATTTGCATTTAAGACGAACTCAGTTTCTATTGGAATTCGCGGTCCTGTTTCGATTCATGCAGCGACGAGTATCGATCCGATTGATATCGTAAGCATACAGATCACTAAGAGTGTGAACTCGGAGCCAAAAGAAACACGTAGTTCAGATACGATGGGCATGAAGCATCGGGTGGATTTCGGTTTGTACGTATTCAAGGGCAGCATCAATACACAACTAGCGGAGAAGACCGGATTTACAAACGAGGATGCGGAGAAAATTAAACAGGCTTTGATGACTCTCTTCGAAAATGACAGTTCTTCCGCTCGTCCTGAAGGCAGCATGGAAGTACATAAGGTCTATTGGTGGAAGCACAATTCGAAGTTGGGGCAATATTCCTCTGCTAAGGTGCACCGCTCCTTGAAGATCAAATCGCTGACAGAGCAGCCAAGAAGTTTTGAAGATTATGAGATTAGCCTGGAGCAGCTGGATGGGCTGCAGGTTGAGGTGATCGATGGGATCTAA
- the cas4 gene encoding CRISPR-associated protein Cas4, which translates to MGSKEEDRYLMLSGLQHFLFCKRQWALIHIEQQWEENALTVEGQHLHHKAHQALLREKRGNKLIVRGMPVRSHELQLTGVCDVVEFHLDPEGVELVGEEGRYKAYPIEYKRGRPKKGLEDVIQLVAQAICLEEMLACRIDKGYLYYEQIKHRVEVPITETLRETVQLMAKEMHHYFDKRYTPKVKTGPFCNNCSLKNICLPKLMNKRSVKSYIEGRLSE; encoded by the coding sequence ATGGGATCTAAAGAAGAGGATCGCTATCTGATGTTGTCAGGGCTCCAACATTTCCTATTCTGCAAGCGGCAGTGGGCCCTGATTCACATCGAACAGCAATGGGAGGAGAATGCTCTCACGGTAGAGGGGCAGCACCTCCATCACAAAGCGCATCAAGCCTTGCTGCGAGAGAAGCGGGGGAACAAACTTATCGTACGAGGGATGCCGGTTCGCTCTCATGAATTACAGCTTACCGGGGTATGCGATGTCGTAGAGTTTCATTTGGATCCCGAAGGAGTAGAGCTGGTTGGCGAAGAGGGAAGATACAAGGCCTATCCCATTGAGTATAAGCGCGGGAGGCCGAAGAAAGGACTGGAAGATGTTATCCAATTAGTTGCACAGGCGATCTGTTTGGAGGAAATGTTAGCCTGTCGGATTGATAAGGGGTACTTGTACTATGAACAAATCAAACATCGTGTCGAAGTACCGATCACCGAAACCCTTCGCGAAACGGTTCAACTTATGGCTAAGGAGATGCACCATTATTTTGATAAGCGTTACACCCCTAAGGTGAAAACCGGCCCCTTCTGCAACAATTGCTCTCTGAAGAATATCTGTCTGCCGAAGCTTATGAACAAGCGTTCCGTCAAAAGTTATATTGAAGGGAGGCTGAGTGAATAA
- the cas1c gene encoding type I-C CRISPR-associated endonuclease Cas1c: MRKLLNTLYVTQPDAYLSLDGDNIVLLKDQQALGRLPLHNLESIITFGYTGASPALMGYCAERNISITFLTASGRFLARVIGQSRGNVTLRKAQYRISDQERESALIARNFIIGKIYNHKWMLERMTRDYPLRVDVERFKSISHQLDEYLYEARSCENLETLRGLEGQAAWHYYQVFDDMILQQKESFTFHGRSRRPPRDHVNAMLSFAYILLTHDMAAALESVGLDAYVGFLHRDRPGRVSLALDMIEELRGIYADRFVLSLINRKEVTPNGFYQKENGAVLMTDETRKLFLKAWQAKKQEMITHPFLGEKIPWGLVPYVQALLLARYLRGDLDEYPPFLWK, translated from the coding sequence GTGAGGAAACTGTTGAATACTTTGTATGTCACTCAGCCCGATGCTTATCTATCCCTTGATGGAGATAATATCGTATTGTTAAAAGATCAGCAGGCTCTGGGCCGCTTGCCTCTGCACAATCTGGAATCCATCATCACTTTTGGATATACAGGGGCAAGTCCTGCACTGATGGGATATTGTGCTGAACGGAATATTTCGATTACGTTCCTTACAGCGAGCGGGAGGTTTCTTGCTAGAGTAATCGGGCAAAGCAGGGGCAACGTAACGCTCCGCAAGGCCCAGTACCGCATCTCTGATCAAGAGCGAGAATCCGCTTTGATCGCGCGCAACTTTATTATAGGTAAGATCTATAATCACAAATGGATGCTCGAACGAATGACGCGTGACTATCCTCTCCGTGTAGATGTTGAACGTTTCAAATCCATCTCTCATCAGCTTGATGAGTATCTGTATGAAGCTCGCAGTTGTGAGAACTTAGAGACATTACGCGGTTTGGAAGGTCAGGCAGCATGGCATTATTACCAGGTCTTTGATGATATGATCCTGCAACAGAAGGAAAGTTTCACTTTTCACGGACGGAGCAGAAGGCCGCCCAGGGATCATGTGAATGCGATGCTGTCATTTGCGTATATCCTTCTGACTCATGATATGGCAGCTGCTCTTGAGTCCGTTGGTCTAGATGCTTATGTTGGTTTCTTGCACAGGGACCGTCCGGGAAGAGTATCTCTGGCCCTAGATATGATAGAAGAACTGCGTGGAATCTATGCGGATCGTTTCGTGCTTTCTTTAATTAACCGCAAAGAAGTGACGCCGAATGGTTTTTATCAGAAGGAGAATGGTGCGGTCTTGATGACCGATGAAACCAGGAAGTTGTTCTTGAAAGCTTGGCAAGCGAAGAAACAGGAGATGATCACGCACCCTTTTCTTGGAGAGAAGATTCCCTGGGGACTGGTTCCATATGTTCAGGCATTGCTGCTTGCAAGATATCTTAGAGGCGATCTGGATGAGTATCCGCCATTTCTATGGAAGTAG
- the cas2 gene encoding CRISPR-associated endonuclease Cas2 — protein MLVLITYDVQTSSPDGARRLRRVAKVCQNYGQRVQHSVFECIVDAAQLTKLKLELMELIDHEKDSLRIYRLGNKYRNKVEHIGAKPALDLEGTLIF, from the coding sequence GTGTTGGTGCTGATTACGTATGACGTGCAAACTTCCAGCCCAGATGGAGCCAGGAGACTGAGAAGAGTGGCGAAGGTTTGTCAGAATTATGGGCAGCGCGTACAGCATTCGGTCTTTGAATGCATTGTTGACGCAGCACAGTTAACTAAGCTAAAGCTAGAACTTATGGAATTGATCGATCATGAAAAGGATAGCTTACGAATCTATCGATTAGGGAACAAGTATCGAAACAAAGTGGAACATATCGGTGCGAAACCTGCTTTGGATCTGGAAGGCACCTTGATCTTCTAA